From a single candidate division KSB1 bacterium genomic region:
- the polA gene encoding DNA polymerase I: MTTTRKRLFLVDGSALVFRSYYAFIRNPLINSKGENTSAVYGVTRSLLKILQEEQPDYLAVVFDRPEPTFRHQLYEQYKATRQEAPADLIEQLPRVRQVIEALGIPIVEKPGYEADDIIGTLAKRAEQAGLETYVVSGDKDLMQLVSPAIKVYNPRRAGETVEVLDEAAVEEKLGVPPARVIDYLALAGDTSDNVPGVPGIGPKGAAMLLKEFGDLESLLQRLGEVKRESLRKAIEEHRAELDLSRQLVTIDCNVGIEVPFEQLARREPDAPRLMRLFSELEFSSLADQFAQRQRQEVLYHTVTTEEQFEQLLAQLRAAGKWAIDLETTSLNPIDAELVGFSFSWRAGEAYYLPVQAPRLDFTPWATPAELLKRLKPLLEDPAIKKCGQNIKFDMAVLKMAGVTLAGVEFDSMIASYLLNPSGRQHNLDSLALEHFGHKKIPISDLIGSGKKQRSMAEVPLAQIAEYACEDADFAWRLQEKLAPQLRQAALWELFEQVEMPLVPVLMQMELDGVCLDVPFLEQMSRDLNEQMEELMARIYDQAGEEFNINSTQQLGRILFDKLKLRKVRRTKTGYSTDVAVLEELAKEHPLPRTILEYRQLAKLKSTYVDALPKLVNPRTGRVHTSFNQTVTATGRLSSSDPNLQNIPIRTEVGSQIRKAFIPPDDEHVILDADYSQIELRIMAHLSGDERLTQAFLDGEDVHRRTAALVFKLAPEEVTPEHRRRAKEVNFGIMYGMGAYGLSSRLEIPIEEAEAFIAAYFATYPGVHQYIMKTLEQAHRQGYVTTLLNRRRYLPEINSDNRRMREFAERTAINMPIQGSAADLIKVAMINISRALRAAGLKTKMILQVHDELVFEVPKDEVEQVRELVRHEMEHAITMNVPIKVDIGVGRNWLEAH, translated from the coding sequence GTGACCACAACACGCAAGCGCCTCTTTCTGGTGGACGGCTCAGCGTTGGTCTTCCGCTCCTACTACGCCTTCATCCGCAACCCGCTCATCAACTCGAAGGGGGAGAACACCAGCGCGGTGTACGGCGTCACGCGCTCGCTGCTCAAGATCCTCCAGGAAGAGCAGCCCGACTACCTGGCGGTGGTGTTTGACCGTCCGGAGCCCACGTTCCGCCACCAGCTTTACGAGCAGTACAAAGCGACGCGGCAAGAGGCCCCCGCCGACCTCATTGAGCAACTGCCACGGGTGCGCCAGGTCATCGAGGCCTTGGGCATCCCGATCGTCGAGAAGCCCGGCTACGAGGCGGACGACATCATCGGCACCTTGGCCAAGCGCGCTGAGCAGGCGGGCCTGGAAACCTACGTGGTCAGCGGCGACAAGGACCTGATGCAGCTGGTGTCGCCCGCGATCAAGGTCTACAATCCACGACGCGCGGGGGAGACCGTGGAAGTTCTCGACGAGGCGGCGGTGGAAGAGAAGCTGGGCGTACCTCCCGCGCGCGTGATCGACTACCTGGCCTTAGCTGGCGACACGTCCGATAATGTGCCGGGCGTGCCGGGGATTGGCCCCAAGGGGGCGGCGATGCTACTCAAAGAGTTCGGAGACCTGGAAAGCCTCTTGCAACGTCTGGGGGAAGTCAAAAGGGAGTCGCTGCGCAAGGCAATCGAGGAACATCGGGCGGAACTGGACCTCTCCAGGCAACTGGTGACCATCGACTGCAATGTAGGTATCGAGGTCCCGTTCGAGCAATTGGCGCGGCGGGAGCCAGACGCCCCACGCCTCATGCGGCTCTTCTCCGAACTGGAGTTCTCCTCCCTGGCTGACCAGTTTGCCCAGCGCCAGCGGCAAGAGGTGCTCTACCACACGGTCACCACGGAGGAGCAGTTCGAACAGCTCCTCGCGCAGTTGCGAGCAGCAGGTAAATGGGCTATCGACCTTGAGACCACCTCCTTGAACCCCATTGACGCTGAGCTAGTGGGCTTCTCCTTTTCCTGGCGCGCAGGCGAGGCCTACTACCTCCCAGTACAGGCGCCTCGCCTCGATTTCACCCCTTGGGCGACACCGGCAGAGCTGCTCAAGCGGCTCAAGCCATTGCTGGAAGACCCGGCCATCAAAAAGTGCGGCCAGAACATCAAGTTTGACATGGCGGTCCTGAAGATGGCCGGCGTCACGCTGGCAGGGGTGGAGTTTGACAGCATGATTGCCTCCTACCTCCTCAACCCGTCGGGGCGGCAGCACAACCTGGATAGCTTGGCGCTGGAACACTTCGGCCACAAGAAGATTCCTATTAGCGACCTGATCGGCAGTGGCAAGAAACAGCGCTCCATGGCGGAGGTTCCTCTTGCCCAGATTGCCGAATATGCCTGCGAGGACGCCGACTTTGCCTGGCGCCTGCAGGAGAAACTGGCCCCACAGCTGCGGCAGGCTGCCCTATGGGAGCTCTTCGAGCAGGTGGAGATGCCGCTGGTGCCTGTCCTGATGCAGATGGAACTGGACGGCGTCTGTCTGGACGTGCCATTCCTGGAGCAGATGTCGCGCGACTTGAACGAGCAGATGGAAGAGCTCATGGCGCGCATCTACGACCAGGCCGGCGAGGAGTTCAACATCAACTCCACGCAACAGTTGGGTCGCATCCTTTTTGACAAGCTAAAGCTGCGCAAGGTGCGACGCACCAAAACCGGCTACTCCACCGACGTGGCCGTTCTGGAGGAACTGGCCAAGGAGCACCCGCTTCCGCGCACCATTCTGGAGTACCGCCAACTCGCCAAGCTCAAGTCCACATATGTCGATGCGCTGCCCAAACTGGTCAACCCACGCACCGGGCGCGTGCACACGTCCTTCAACCAGACGGTAACGGCGACAGGGCGTCTTTCCTCTTCAGACCCGAACTTGCAGAACATCCCCATCCGTACCGAGGTGGGTAGCCAGATTCGCAAAGCCTTCATTCCTCCCGATGACGAACACGTGATCCTGGATGCCGACTATTCGCAGATCGAGTTGCGCATCATGGCGCACCTGTCCGGCGATGAGCGTCTGACCCAAGCGTTTCTGGACGGCGAGGACGTGCACCGGCGCACGGCCGCCCTTGTCTTCAAATTGGCTCCGGAGGAAGTCACCCCCGAGCATCGCCGCCGGGCCAAGGAGGTCAACTTTGGCATCATGTACGGCATGGGGGCCTACGGACTTTCCAGCCGTCTGGAGATCCCCATTGAGGAGGCGGAGGCCTTCATTGCCGCCTACTTTGCCACCTATCCGGGTGTGCACCAGTACATCATGAAGACCTTGGAACAGGCGCATCGCCAAGGATATGTGACGACCCTGCTCAACCGGCGGCGCTACCTGCCGGAGATCAACAGCGACAACCGTCGCATGCGCGAATTTGCCGAGCGGACGGCCATCAACATGCCCATTCAGGGCTCGGCCGCCGACCTTATCAAGGTGGCGATGATCAACATCAGCCGTGCCCTGCGCGCGGCCGGGCTCAAGACGAAGATGATCCTGCAGGTCCACGATGAGCTGGTCTTCGAGGTGCCCAAGGATGAAGTGGAGCAGGTCCGCGAGCTGGTGCGCCATGAAATGGAGCACGCGATCACTATGAACGTCCCCATCAAGGTGGATATTGGCGTAGGGCGCAACTGGCTGGAGGCACATTGA
- a CDS encoding ATP-binding protein — protein sequence MDRASRSEGEVALTFPSDARMLKIARATVGHLCAIMGFANVEKNSVVLAVDEACSNIIKHAYEGETGRPIEMRCHMCPDRLEVHLRDYGKKADLDKVQTAAEDGVSSPRLGLHLIRTVMDVVEYRNDVAEGNHLVLVKRRRSEGQEGVGLGM from the coding sequence ATGGACAGAGCAAGTCGGTCTGAAGGCGAGGTGGCGTTGACCTTTCCCAGCGACGCGCGGATGCTGAAGATAGCCCGTGCAACCGTTGGGCACCTGTGCGCCATTATGGGCTTTGCCAATGTGGAGAAAAACAGTGTCGTCTTGGCGGTGGACGAAGCGTGTTCCAACATCATCAAGCACGCCTATGAGGGCGAAACGGGCCGCCCTATTGAAATGCGCTGTCACATGTGCCCCGACCGGCTGGAAGTGCACCTGCGGGACTATGGGAAGAAGGCCGACCTGGATAAAGTGCAGACAGCCGCGGAAGATGGTGTGTCCTCCCCACGGCTTGGGCTACACCTGATCAGAACAGTGATGGATGTCGTCGAATACAGGAACGATGTGGCGGAAGGCAATCACTTGGTATTGGTAAAACGAAGACGCTCCGAAGGGCAGGAAGGTGTGGGCCTGGGGATGTAA